One Hordeum vulgare subsp. vulgare chromosome 4H, MorexV3_pseudomolecules_assembly, whole genome shotgun sequence DNA window includes the following coding sequences:
- the LOC123446822 gene encoding disease resistance RPP13-like protein 4 has translation MSGVLDALASYVTNMLADMATKEVAMLIGVSGEINTLDIKLKDLKNFLADADRRNITDESVRGWVGELKRAMYLATDIIDLCQLKAMEQGPSKSMGCLNPLLFCMRNPLHAHDIGTRIKELNEKLDSICKRGRSFDFVKLEAYQDMKRTRSPATDRKTDSLMDRSGAVGEKIEDDTRALVEVLTREVDGDKTDHLMVVAIVGVGGIGKTTLGKKIFNDEAVKGKFTKQIWLSITQDFSGVELLSKSITAAGGDLPGGGAARDDKDLLVRALMNTIKDKKFFLVLDDMWSVDAWNKHLMTPFGYGGRGSRVLITTRHEPVARSMKAVHHHHIDRLGPEDAWSLLKRQVLTTEENGHEVDVLKDLGLQILAKCDGLPLAIKVMGGLLCNKEKSRRDWEDILHDDIWSVSPMSDDLNYAIYLSYQDMSPHLKQCFLHFSLKPKKVVLSINEIVSMWICEGLVQGGSNSLEEEGEKNYKELILRNLIEVDPKFPSQLFCNMHDVIRSFAQFMARDETLVAHNADIAIKTLKSSNFLRLSIETRGVGSDEFEWRYLREQKLLRTLILTGNLKTEPGDLLINFPSLRLLHVESANISALVEGVYQLKHLRYLALNKIDMCSLPENIHEMKYLEHISLECCESFVKLPDSIVKLQGLRFLDIDGTRVSCIPRGFRALTNLRVLCGFPAYIDGDWCSLEELGPLSQLHCLSLKSLENISSALLAAKANLNTKKYLTKLELRCGGRVGGGVSESKEEEQIIEAVFDAFCPQPCIEQIIIERYFGRRLPGWMASTAMVPLQSLKLLCLEHLPCCTQLPDGLCRLPYLEWLKVMYAPVIKCVGPEFVQQYNQLHRPSSQLAATFPKLRELEFYGMEEWDEWVWETEVKAMPFLDELRISCCKLGRMPPGLMSHATALKKLVIWNVQRLPSLENFVSVVELDLYNIPELAIISNLPKLQKLEIEYCPKLETLQQMAALRRLELRVFSWEDQLPVYLQTVKPSHLLLTCNLVVLTSMAEGESSSEWDKFSHIKQVEAYAKDGGDEKKWHVLYTSESGNIQTNIHQNRLVEEED, from the exons ATGTCAGGGGttttggatgctttggcatcctatgtTACCAACATGCTCGCCGACATGGCGACAAAAGAGGTGGCCATGCTCATCGGTGTGTCCGGCGAGATCAACACGCTGGACATCAAGCTGAAGGACCTCAAGAACTTCCTTGCAGATGCTGATCGGAGGAACATCACAGATGAGAGTGTGCGGGGGTGGGTGGGGGAACTGAAGCGTGCCATGTATCTGGCCACCGACATCATCGACCTATGTCAGCTCAAGGCCATGGAGCAGGGTCCATCCAAGAGCATGGGATGCCTTAACCCACTCCTCTTCTGCATGCGAAACCCCCTCCACGCCCACGACATCGGCACCCGCATCAAGGAACTGAATGAGAAGTTGGATAGCATTTGCAAGAGAGGACGTAGTTTCGACTTCGTCAAGCTGGAAGCCTACCAAGACATGAAGAGGACTCGATCTCCCGCCACTGACCGCAAAACGGATTCATTGATGGATCGGTCAGGTGCTGTCGGCGAGAAGATAGAGGATGACACAAGAGCACTTGTGGAGGTGCTTACTAGGGAGGTGGACGGTGACAAGACTGATCACCTCATGGTAGTGGCCATCGTTGGTGTCGGCGGGATTGGCAAGACCACCCTCGGCAAGaagatcttcaatgacgaggctGTCAAAGGTAAATTCACTAAGCAGATATGGCTTAGCATCACACAGGATTTCAGTGGTGTTGAGCTGTTAAGTAAATCCATTACTGCTGCTGGGGGAGACCTGCCTGGTGGAGGTGCAGCTCGAGACGACAAGGACCTACTTGTTCGTGCTCTCATGAATACCATCAAGGATAAGAAGTTCTTTCTTGTGCTGGATGACATGTGGAGCGTCGATGCATGGAATAAACATCTAATGACTCCCTTTGGCTATGGTGGCCGTGGAAGTCGAGTACTCATCACCACAAGACATGAGCCTGTTGCTCGGAGCATGAAAGCTGTGCACCACCACCACATTGACAGGTTAGGGCCTGAAGATGCATGGTCATTGCTCAAGAGGCAG GTACTCACAACAGAGGAAAACGGGCATGAGGTTGATGTGCTAAAGGATCTTGGCTTGCAAATTCTTGCAAAATGTGATGGTTTACCACTTGCTATTAAAGTGATGGGTGGACTTCTATGCAATAAGGAAAAATCACGGCGTGATTGGGAAGATATCTTGCATGATGATATATGGTCAGTATCTCCAATGTCAGATGACCTAAACTATGCAATATATCTTAGTTACCAGGACATGTcccctcacttaaaacaatgcttCCTGCACTTCTCACTTAAACCCAAGAAGGTAGTGCTATCTATCAATGAAATCGTGTCAATGTGGATTTGTGAAGGATTGGTTCAAGGAGGCTCAAACAGTTTGGAAGAGGAAGGGGAAAAGAACTACAAAGAGCTAATATTAAGAAACCTTATAGAGGTAGATCCAAAATTCCCTAGCCAACTTTTTTGCAACATGCATGATGTCATTCGTTCATTTGCTCAATTTATGGCTAGGGATGAAACACTAGTAGCTCATAATGCAGATATTGCTATAAAAACCCTTAAATCATCCAATTTTCTAAGATTATCTATAGAGACCAGAGGAGTGGGATCAGATGAATTTGAGTGGAGATATTTAAGAGAGCAGAAATTGCTTAGGACACTAATATTAACTGGAAACCTCAAAACTGAGCCTGGTGATTTGTTGATTAACTTCCCAAGTCTACGTCTTCTACACGTAGAATCTGCAAATATTTCTGCACTAGTTGAAGGTGTGTACCAACTCAAGCACTTGAGATATTTGGCATTAAACAAGATTGATATGTGTAGCCTGCCCGAGAACATCCATGAGATGAAATACCTAGAACATATTAGCCTTGAATGTTGTGAGAGTTTTGTGAAACTTCCTGATAGCATTGTCAAGCTGCAAGGGCTGAGATTTCTTGATATTGATGGCACACGTGTAAGCTGTATTCCTAGGGGTTTCCGGGCTCTTACAAATTTGAGGGTACTATGTGGGTTTCCAGCCTATATTGATGGTGACTGGTGTAGTTTGGAGGAGTTGGGGCCTCTTTCCCAACTCCATTGCCTTTCACTAAAGAGTCTGGAAAATATATCTAGTGCCTTGTTGGCCGCAAAGGCAAATCTAAATACAAAGAAATACCTTACCAAACTTGAATTAAGATGTGGCGGCCGAGTGGGAGGAGGAGTCTCTGAGTCTAAGGAGGAGGAGCAAATAATTGAGGCGGTGTTTGATGCGTTTTGTCCTCagccttgcatagaacaaatcatCATAGAAAGATATTTTGGCCGCCGGCTCCCAGGATGGATGGCGTCCACAGCTATGGTGCCTCTCCAGAGCTTGAAGCTTCTATGCCTCGAACACCTGCCCTGCTGCACCCAGCTCCCGGATGGCTTGTGTCGGCTCCCTTATTTGGAGTGGCTAAAAGTGATGTATGCTCCAGTTATCAAGTGTGTCGGCCCTGAATTCGTCCAACAATACAATCAGCTGCACCGTCCTTCATCTCAGTTGGCTGCTACGTTTCCCAAACTCCGGGAGTTGGAATTTTATGGAATGGAGGAATGGGACGAGTGGGTTTGGGAGACGGAAGTGAAAGCTATGCCCTTCTTGGATGAACTTCGTATCAGTTGCTGCAAACTGGGTCGtatgcctccaggacttatgtccCATGCAACGGCTTTGAAGAAGCTAGTAATATGGAACGTCCAACGTCTCCCCTCTCTAGAGAACTTTGTCTCTGTAGTTGAGCTCGACCTGTATAACATACCCGAGCTGGCCATCATCTCCAATCTTCCAAAATTACAAAAGCTTGAAATCGAGTACTGCCCAAAGCTCGAGACTCTGCAGCAGATGGCTGCACTCCGGAGACTCGAGCTGAGAGTTTTCAGCTGGGAAGATCAACTTCCCGTGTACCTGCAGACTGTAAAGCCTAGTCATTTGCTGCTGACGTGCAACCTGGTAGTACTCACGTCCATGGCTGAGGGTGAATCTAGCTCCGAGTGGGACAAGTTCAGTCATATCAAGCAGGTCGAGGCTTATGCAAAGGATGGAGGAGACGAGAAGAAATGGCACGTGCTCTACACATCTGAATCCGGCAACATACAGACAAACATTCATCAG AATCGATTGGTGGAAGAAGAGGACTAG